The following DNA comes from Methanothrix sp..
ATGCCGCTGTTCCTGGCTACGGTTGTCGAGATGGGGCCGGACTATGTCCTGCTGAGGCAGCATGGAAACAATCAGGAGTTCATCACCACGGTCTCGCCGGAGATGGCAGAGCAGCTCCAGCCCAATTCTAGGGTGGCAATCAACAACAGCCTCACCATTGTCCGCATTCTCGAGCGCTCAGTGGATGTCCGGGCCAAGGTCATGGAGTTGGTTGAGCTTCCGGATGTATCTTATGATCAGGTCGGCGGCCTGGAGGAGCAGATCCAGGAGGTCAGGGAGACTGTGGAGCTTCCGCTCACAAACCCCGAGATCTTCCAGGATATCGGCATTGAGCCACCCAGAGGCGTGCTGCTCTACGGCCTGCCTGGAACGGGCAAGACGATGCTGGCCAAGGCCGTGGCCCATGAGTCCAAAGCCACGTTCATTCATATGTCCGGATCTGAGCTGGTGCATAAGTTCATCGGGGAAGGGGCGCAACTGGTTCGCGATATCTTCCAGATGGCACGGGAGAAGGCACCAAGCATCATATTCATCGATGAGATAGATGCAGTGGGGAGCGTCAGAACCCATGACGGGACCACGGGCAGCGCAGAGGTAAACAGGACAATGATGCAGCTCCTGGCGGAGATGGATGGCTTCCGGACAAGAGGGGATATCAGGATCATTGCTGCCACAAACCGGATTGACATCCTGGACCCTGCCCTGCTCAGGCCGGGGCGCTTTGACCGGATCATCGAGATCCCCATGCCATCCCTGGAGGGCCGCCTCAAGATACTGGAGATCCATACCAGGAAGATGAAGAAGGCAGAGGATGTCGACCTGGCTCAGATCGCCAAAGAGACTGATGAGGCGAGCGGCGCAGATCTGAAATCCATCGCCGTGGAGGCGGGAATGAATGCTCTGCGCAGAAATGCGACCACTGTCAGCAGGGACGACTTCGAGAAGGCGATTGGAAAGGTTCTGGGAGATGAGATCGAGGGATCTGAGGACTCCCTTCGTATGTTCTCATAGGTTAATGAAGGGCGGCAGTCTCTGCCGCCTATTCTATCAAAACAATTTTTATAAACTACCCCTCAATTTATAGACTATCCTTCCACTTTATACACTATCCTTCAAAAGGGAGAAAAAGGGGGAGGGCTTATTCGAAGTCCGCTCCTCCCATTCCTCCCATTCCTCCCATGCCACCCATTCCGCCTGGCATGCCTCCGGGCATTCCACCCGGCATTCCATCCGGTCCACCGGACCTGGAGGCGATCACATCGTCGATCCTGAGTATCATGACTGCGGCCTCTGCTGCTGAGCTTATGGCCTGGGTCTTGACCTTCAATGGCTCGAGCACTCCAACCTCCATCATATCCACCGGCTTGCCCGCTTCCATGTCCAGGCCTGAGCTCTTGATGCCTTTCTCATGCTGGCTGCGCAGTGAGACCAGAGTATCGATCTGATCCAGGCCGGCATTCTCGGCCAGGGTCTTGGGAATGATCTCCATGGCATCGGCAAAGGACTCTATCGCCAACTGCTCGCGGCCACCCACAGTGGAGGCATAAGCCCTGAGCCTTAAGGCCAGCTCTATCTCCGGTGCTCCTCCGCCAGCGACCAGCGATTTGTTCTCAATTGCCACTCCCACCACCCGGAGGGCATCCTCCATTGCTCTGTCCAGCTCATCGACTACGTGCTCAGTTCCACCGTGCAGGATGATGGAGACGGACTTGGGGTTGTTGCACTCCTCAACAAAGGTCATCTTCTCATCGCTGACCTTTCTCTCCTCCACCAGGCCGGCTGCTCCCAGGTCATCCTTGCTGATCTCATGAATGCTGGTTACAACCCTTCCTCCTGTAGCGCGGGCCAGCTTCTCCATGTCGCTCTTCTTGACCCGGCGCACAGTGTATATGCCAGCCTTGGCCAGGTAGTGCTGGGCCAGATCGTCAATCCCCTTCTGGACGAAGAGGACATTGGCTCCTGTGGCAGAGATCCTGTCGACCATCTCCTTGAGCATCTTCTCCTCCTGGTCCAAGAATGCCTGCAACTGATGGGGGGAGGTTATCTGGATCTTGGCATCGATCTCAGTCTTCTCGATCTCCACAGCAGCGTTCAGCAATGCAATTCGTGCACCTGTGACCTTCTTGGGCATGCTGGGGTGGAGGCGGTCTTTATCTATGACCACTCCCTGAACGATCTTGGTGTCGGCTATGCTGCCGCCCACCTTCTTCTCCACAGTGATGTTGTCGATGTCCACCGATCCATCCTCATCCATCACCGCCTGCACTGACCTTACAGCGATATCGGCCAGGCTCTTCCTGGAGGACTGAGATCCTTTGCCGGTCATGGCAGTGATGGCGATGTTCTTGAGAAGCTCATCATCATCTGCTGTGACATCGATGGCCAGGCTCTGGAGGATCTCCATGGATTTATCTGCCGCCGCTCTGTATCCGGCAGCGATCACTGTGGGATGGATATCCTGATCCAGCAGATCCTCCGACTGCTTGAGAAGCTCCCCTGCCAGGATGACGGCTGTGGTTGTGCCATCTCCCACCTCAGTGTCCTGGGTCTTGGCGATCTCCACCATCATCTTGGCTGCTGGATGCTCGATGTCCATCTCTTTAAGAATGGTGACGCCATCATTGGTGACGACAACATCCCCCAAGGTGTCCACCATCATCTTGTCCATTCCCTTGGGCCCAAGGGTGGTCCTCACAGCGCCGGCCACAGCCTTTGCCGCCATGATATTGGATCTTTGCGCCTCTCTGCCTGCTGTCCTCTGACTTCCTTCCCTGAGAACGAATATAGGGGTTCCGCCGAATTGTCCTGCCAATTTATTACCTCTATGAAGATTTATTTCCGAAGCTATGTCTTGTTTGAAGTTCTATATAAAGACATGTTATGGATAATGATTCACTGGGGTATAGAGCATGCGGTTGAGCTTCTGGAGGGGCAGCCGGCTGTGGTTCTCGGCTGAAAAGACTGCAGTGGAGCCATAAAAAACAGGAAATATCTGGGAATGCCGCCCGGTTCCGCCGGGCAGGATTCAGGGCGATGGGCCATCTCTCTGGCTCATTTTTTGTCTTGGCGGCTGAAGGCTCTGCCTTATTGCAGCTGAAGGCTGTGAGTGCAGGTCACTGGCCTGTAAATGAAATTCTGGCAAAATTGATCCCGTGATACCATGTAAATGAAGGACGTATTCATTCGATACTCTAAGAATAAGCAAGCTATAAATACTTATGAAATGTATATGTTATGCGAATGCAGCTAAAACTGACATCAAAGGAGAGGTTGGTTCTTTACGGTCTTGCCAGATATCCGGGATTCAGCGATATCGATCTCGCCTCCAATATAGGCGTAGATCGGTCGACCATATTCAAGAGCAAGAGGAAGTTCAGAGACTGGAAACTGATCAAGCTGTTGAATGTGCCTTCCGGAGATGCTGTGGGGGCTGAAATCCTGACCTCAGTATTCGTGAAATACAATCCGACTGCGCCCTATGAGGTGAGGAAGGAGTCCGAGTCAAAAAGGAGATGGATAGACCATCCCAACTGCGTATCACATACAGCTACCGACACCGATTCAGTCTCTACATTCTATTCCCGGAGCCTGACTGACTTTCGGATGAACTTTGACCCCATAATCGATGAGCATTACAGGAAAGGCTACATCGAGGATATCCATTACTTCCACTATCCCTTCCAGGTCTCCGGCTACTCCTCCGATGCCGCCCTGGCGGTGAATGGCCTCTTCGATCTGGGAAGGGAGGATCTCCCCCCAGAGACGGTCCCTCCCCGGCCTGCTCTGGCTGAAGACTCCCGCCTGACAGAGAAGGACAAGCTTACCCTCTATGCTTTTGTGAAGTATCCTATGCTCTCTGATCTTGAACTATCCAGAAGAACGGGCATCTCCCGGCCAACGATCTCTGGAAAGCGGGCCAAGTTCTTCCAAAACGGCCTGTTGACCCGGGAGGCTTACATTGACTGGCAGAAGATCTGCTGTGAGCTGATGTCCTTTTATCATATGCCCATCAGGCATGGTCACGATCCTGAGGATCTCGACCGGGTTTATCAAGCATTCCGCAGGATTGGTGCACCGCTTTTCACCTATATGCAGCCTGGCGAGATATTCGGAGCATTCCTTTCCACCGGCTATCCAGAGCTGAAGAGCCGCATGGACCTGGAGCTGCGCAACCTCTCCACCCAGGGGCTCATCAATGAAAGGCCGATGCTGGTCATCATGCCACTCAGTGAGATCAGATCCACCAAGATAGACTATGCGCCGATGGTAGCTGATATGCTGGAAATTGGCAGGGAGATCTGAAGATTAGGCGATCTGGCCAGATTGCCATAGTCTGCTCCCGGGCAGATCCGGCAAGCCTCAATATCCTCGGGCATCTGCTTGAGCTGCAGCCTTGGCAGGAGCATGAGGGATACCAGGTCAGCGGGCCATTCTGCCTTCTGGTCCATGATGGCAGGCAGACTGCCCTCGTGGGGCTGGATGCGCTGCTGGCGGAGCTGGATCTCCATCCGGAGATGATCGTCCTCCCCTGCCGGCATGAGGCCAAGGCAGCTTTGCCCTGGTTTGGAGGGCATTTCACAGGCATCCTGGATGCGGGAGGGGGAGAGAGCCATCTTTCGGCTGCTGCCCCTGCTGGCCTGAGATCATTCCTCCATAATATCTCTGCCATCGCCTCCCGTTCAATGCCGGAGTTTATCGTATCTGCTGAGGCCAGCCATCACGGTCCGGTGGATATAAGGACCCCCTCCTTCTTCGCTGAGATCGGCAGCACAATGGAACAGTGGAGAGACGAGAGGGCGGGAGAGGCAGTGGCCAGAGCGATCCTGGCACTTGAGCCAGAGGAGCTGCCCGTTTTTTTGGGCTTCGGAGGAGGGCATTATGTGCAGAGGCAGACAGAGCTGATCTTCAACTCCCGGATAGCCTTCGGCCATATGTTCTCCAGCTATCAGGTGCCGGATCTGGATCTGGAGGTGGTCGATCTTGCCAGAGTCCTCTCCAATGCTGCTTATGCCTATATCGACCGCAAGTCGTTGCGATCGGCAGAGAGAAGGAGGCTTGAGGGGATGGTGGCGGAGACGGGTTTGCCCATGCTGAAGGCAGAGGAGATACGGAGCCGGTTCCCCCTCAACAGACAGATATAATTTTATTGGATTCTCCTGCCACCACCATCCCCACTCTCTGCCAGCGCTCGAATATATCGAAAAATATTTGAATATAAATCGTATTTCTGCCTTAATTCTCAGTATTTGCCAGATAACTGCCCAATTCAGGTGTTATTTCATTTCTCTTTATACAAAACAATGGGGTAAGGAAAAAGGTTTTATATCAAAAGAGTTCATTACAGTATATCAAAAATAATTAAGTTTTAGTACTGACCTAAAGGGAGTATAAAGATGGGGGAGAGGTCGGGATTTGCCGCTAAGAGCAGCATTGCTGCTCTGCAGGAGAGGGCGCTGGGCATTATAGCCTCGCAGCCAGGGGGAATTTATCAATCCGATCTGAGACGGATCCTGGGTATCGACAGCAGCAAATGCTCAAAGGTGGTAACTAGGCTGCGGGGCTCGGGGTTGATCTACAGGGAGAAGGTACCTGCCAGCAGCACCTTTCTTCTGAAGCTCTCCTCTGATCCATCACATGTTCCATCTTCTCCCTCACCTGCTTTCTCTGCCTCCCCTTCTGCCGCATCTGCTCCCTCGCCCGCCTGCTCAACTGCTGCATCTGCTCCAGCCCCCTCTGCTCCCTCGCCTTCATTAGCACCAGCCGGCTCAAGTGAGAAGGTGGCTGGAGACGAGGAGAAGAGAGAGGAAGCATGCTGGACCGGGGGTGGCAATTCCAGACAAATCCAGGGGCCTTTGGATAGAAAGATTTGCAGTTATTTCGACTGCCATAGCGAGGATGATCTGGCCGATCAGATTGGGGAGGATGCTGACACTAAAGGCGGGACAGGCATCCATTTCGGCGGCTGGAGATCAGCCGACCGCTCCGGCCATATCGATAGCTACTTAACTGAGATCTATCTGCTCTATCTTACACGTGCTACCTCATTTTGAGGCAGCTGAAGAGGGTTAGAGTTGCAGGCCTTCTGGGAGATCCTCCGCCCGTTCAACTGCTTGATGGCATCAGCCGCTGCCATCATCGGCCTTCTCATCGCCGGGATATGGGATGCCGGCACTGCCTTGATCATCACCGGAGCTGTCTTCCTGATCACCGGCGCTGGAAATGCAATCAACGATTACTATGATCGGCAGATCGATGCCATCAACAGACCGGACCGGCCCATCCCCAGCAAGCGCATAAGGCCAAAGACTGCTTTCTGTTACTCTATTGCTCTCTTCGCCGCCGGCTGCATCCTGGCCAGCCTGGCAGGCCAGATCTCTTTGGTCATTGCCGTCTTCAACTCCCTTCTCTTACTCTTTTATGCCAGAGATCTGAAGGCTGCCCCTCTGCTGGGAAATCTGTCCGTCTCCTATCTGACAGCTTCCACCTTCCTCTTTGGCGGGGCAGCCGCCGGGCTTATGGGCCTTCTGGCCAATCAGATTCCTTTCGGCCTCTCTCTTCTGGTCAGCATGAGCCGGGAGATCGCCAAGGATATCGAGGATATGGAGGGAGATCGGCTGGGCGGGGCCCGGACACTGCCCATTCTGGCGGGCGAGAGGGCGGCGGCAGCATTGGCCGGGCTCTTCGGATTGGCAGGAGTTCTCTTAAGCCTCCTCCCTCGCTTTGGCAGAGCATATCTGCTGATGGTGGCGGTGGCTGATCTGCTTATCCTTTTTGCTGTATTCAAGGTCATCCGGGGGGATGCATCAGGCTCCCAAAAAGAGATGAAAAAGGGAATGGCTGTGGCTTTATTGGCATTCCTGGCTGCAGCTCTTCTCCCCTGAAGCTGAGCCAATATGATTGTGAGAATCGTCTCAGGATCATCCCTGAATCCATTCCAGGAATCATCTCAAATCATCCCAAAGTTAATATTGTGATAGCACTAGCTTGGATCATACATGGAGAGGGATCTATCATGTCTGTACAGCCATAGGAGTTGGCTCATCGCCGCAACAATACTTCTTATCATACTTTACTCTTACTTCATCTGGCCGCTCCAGGATGGCATCATCCTTGGGTTTGTCTTCGCCTATCTTGGTCGGCCGGTGAGGGATCTATTTGGAAAGAGAAGATGGATAGGCTCACTTGTGGCCATCATCTGCATTATCGGCCCGCTATGCATCATATTTGCAGCCGGGGTTATCGAGGCTGCAAGCCAGCTTAACTGGCTGCAGAGCCATCGGGGAGCTATCGCAGCCACCGGCCAGGAGTTCATATCCCGCATTTATATACCGCAATTCATCTTCGATGAGACCGCCAGAGGAATGAATAACCTGATAGGGGTTGGCCTCTCTCTGCTCACCAGCCTGCCGGTCTCCAATCTGGGGACCAGTCTGACCATGGGTCTTCTGAACCTCTTGATCGCTTTTTGTGTGAGCTACTATCTGCTGGCGGATGGCGACAGGCTGCATGAGGCAGCAGTCTCCTTCTTGAAGCAGAAGAACGGGGATTTTGAGCTGCGATGCCTGATCAGGATTGACGGCATATTGAGCGGCATCTACACGGGCAGCATATTCACTGCTATGGTCTATGGCATAGCCTCTATTCCCATCTTCTACCTCTTTGAGATCCCCAGGCCCCTGGCCATGGCCAGCATAATCCTTCTGGCAGGTGTGGTACCATTTCTAACCTGGCTCATCTTCCTCTTGACTGCCATATCCAGATATATCGATGTGGGACCGATGGAGGCGATAGTATTCTTCATTGCAGCCTCGATTCTGGTGCTGGCAGCGGAGCTGATCATACGGCCCTATATCGTCTATGCCAGGTCCTCGATCCATCCCATGCTGGTCCTGCTTGCATTCCTTGGCGGGGGGCTTGTGGCCGGAATCTTCGGATTCTTTCTCGCTCCCGCCATGCTGGGAGTGATCTCAGCCATCTTTCAACTGCTAAAAAAAGAGCTGGGCGGGCTGAAGGAGGAGATGCAAAGAGAGATGCAGAGGAGGATGCAGGAGGAGATGCAGGGGGAGAGCGGAGGAATTCAGCCAGCCATCAATACTTCTGTCTCTCGTTGATGAACGAATACCGAAAACTATTTATTTCGTTAATTGCAGTATAGTAAGATTGGCAAAAGTCAAATTCTATTTTTCCCTCCTACATCACGACTTTTGCCTCCCTCCTTATCACCCCTACCTCTCCTGCCAGACTCCTCTCATCATCTGTCAATTTTTGATCATTGCTGCCTCAAGACAGCAATCCGTATATACCTTGCCGTTTTTAACTTGATCTGAATGTTGAGCGACCTGCGCCTCTCCCTGGTGGCAGAGCTGATAAGGGATCACATCCTCCTGGACGGGATCGATCGGTACTGCCAGGAGACGGGGGTGAAAAGCAGCGATTTCATCCCCTTTGAGCCCATCGAGTTTGAGGGAGATATCCTGGCAGCAGACGGCTCTAACGTCTCTGTCTGCGGCTGGTCTGTGGCCGCCATCAATCTGATCCGTTCAGGCTATGTGGTCTATCAGGGACAGAAGTGGAAAAGGACGGTGATAACCTTCGATGATATCTTCTTTGCCGATCCTGCAATCTATGCCGATCAGTTCGCCCCCCCTCTGAAGCGGCTGGGCCAAGATCAGATCGATCTCAAGGAGGAGGATCTGGAGAGGCTCTCCACCTACTTCCGGGAGCTGCAGGAGTATGCCTCTCTGAATGATGCCATCAGTGTGGCGAAGCCCGGCGACATCATCCTCTATGATGGCAGCTTCGATGTCTTCGAGCCCCTGCGAGCCGCCCTCTCCAGTGTCTTCCGCCGGGCAGAGGAGAGGGGGGTCGCCCTCCTGGCTGTGGCCAAGTCCAGCTCCCTTTATTGGGGGGAGGGGATATCCCTTCCATTTATGTACCATACAAACCAGGCAGGGAGCATGCTCCTGCCCAACTCTCCTTGGTACCTGAACCTGAAGGACAAGAGGGTGAACCGGGGCCCGGGCAAATGGGGAGGGGAGAGCTTCATCGTCCGCTTCACCGGGAGGAGCGATCATGCCTTCCGGGTGGATGTCCCGGGTTATCTTGCCGGACAGGTTGAGGAGGCGCTGGCCGGGATATCATCCTGCTCGACCTCTGCGGAGTGCCCAGGCTATCCCCATGCCCTCTTCCGCGCCCACCGGGATATCAAGATCACAGATAATGAGGGAGCCTCTGTGAGGATGAGGCTGAAGGATAAGCTCTACCGGGATGGTCTGAGCCCCCGCCAGATAGCAGTGCTCATGCAGGATTATCATGACATCCTGGAGATGCGGCAGGGGATCTAGCGGGGCAGAATGAGCGGGAATGATGAGTCAAGAGAAGGAGAATCTATAGTGATGCCGAAGCCGGATATCGATTCCATCCTGAAAGGGGCAGAAGGGGGAGATGAAGATCGAATTGTCACAGGGGATGAGGGGCGGCTGGTGATAGAAGATGAGAGAACCACCTACCGCATTCTCTCCAAGAGCGTCAGAGAGTATCATTTCACCGTCCCCTACAACTCCCGCCAGGACCGGGTGGAGGTGGGGCAGATATTCTCCATCAAGGATCAGGACCTCACCTTCCTGGCAAGGGTCCTGAACATCGAGCACAGCTCCAACTATGACGGCCACTGGGATACCACCATGAGGGGCACCCAGTTTTATGACCACGATCAGATATTCAACCGGGTGATCGCTGAGCCCTTGGGCTGCGCATTCCCGGATGGAGCCTTCAGAAAGGCCAGAACACTGCCCACGAAGTTCTCGCCTGTGGAACGGGCGGAGAAGGAGGAGTTTGGCTTTCTCAAGATAAGAATGGGAGATATAGAGGTGGGATACCTGAGAAACGGCTCACGGCTTGTCGAGGAGATCCCCGTCTCTTTGCATAGCCTGGCCATGGACCACCATATGGGGGTCTTCGCCACCACCGGCATGGGCAAATCCAATTTTATGAAGGTATTTGCCGCCTCCTGCATGCGCCTGGCTGCTCGGGGCGAGTCCAAGTTCGGCCTGTTGATAGTCGATCCTCATGGAGAGTATTTGAAGGGAAAGAGGCACCCATCCGGATCGGTCAAGGGCCTTCTTCACTTGAATAGATATAGAGAGGGCCTCGCCTGCTTTTCTACCAACAAGGAGAACTCATCTGATCCAGGGGTCGAGGAGCTGGCCATATCTGAGAGCGATGTCCGGCCCGAGGATATTGCTCTGCTCTATGAGTGGTCGCCGCCTCAGAGGGATGCCCTGGATGCCATTTCCAGACTACTGGACTCAAACAACTGGCTGCAGGAGATCCAGAGTCCAGAGGGCCTGGCTAGGATGGTGCAGGATGGATTCAAGGATACCACCATCATGGTCCTGGTGCGGCGGATCAAAAATGAGCTGGAGAGAAATAAATATATCAAGAGCAGGTCGAGTCTGGCCAATATCCTTGCCCGGCTGCAGAAAGGTGATGTGGTCCTGGTGGATATACCAAGATTGAACGATCGCTCAGAGCTTTTTTTGCTCTCCGTCCTCTCCCGGCACATCCTAGAGGAGTATAAGAAGGATCCGGCAGAGGAGAGAAAGAACTGCCTGATCACCATCGAGGAGGCACAGAGGGTTCTGGGGGCAGGGAGCAATACCTCTCGCTTCGAGAGCATTGCCCGGGAGGGGAGGAAGTTCGGTGTGGGTCTGTGTGCCATCACCCAGCAGCCCAAGCTGATAGACAGGCAGCTTCTCTCCCAGTTCAACACCCTGGTGGTGATGGGGCTGGGAGACAGGAACGACCGCAAGCAACTGGAGGAGTCGGCCAAGCAGGATCTATCCTCCATGGACATAGAGATCCAGACCCTGGAGAAGGGCGAGGCAGTGGTCTCCACACTGAGCATCCCCTTCCCCGTTCCCGCCAGGATCCACCGCTTTGAGGATTACCTGCACCGCCTGAATCAGGAGGAGAGGGAGGAAGGCCTGATAAAAAAGGGAGGCTTCAAGCCCTTCCTGGAATGAGGGGGCACAGACAAGAGGGAATGATATAGGGAGAAGGATACTCATGAAGATAATCCATCTGGCGGACTCTCACCTGGGCTTTTCCAGCTACAGCCGTCTGGACGAGCACGGCCGGAACAGGGTCGAGGAGATGGTCTACTCCGGATTTGAAAAGGCCATCGATAAGATCATCGAGGCTCATCCCGATGCTGTGGTCCATGCCGGTGATGTCTTCCATCATGTCCGGCCCAAGATAAAGCCTCTGTTCATCTTTCAGAGGGGTCTGCAGCGGCTGGTCCAGGCAGGGATCCCAGTGATAATAATCAGCGGCAACCATGACGCCCCCAAGAGCTTCAACCAGACCAGCCCCTTCCGCCTCTTCGAGGGCATCAAGGATGTGCATATCGCCCAGCGCTACAGATATGAGTGCTTCGAGGTGGATGATTGCTCTTTTCATTGTATCCCCTTCTGCCTTGAGCCGCAGGACTATCTGGTTGAGTTCGAGAAGATCAGGCGCTCGGGCAGGGATGTACTGGTGATGCATGGCATGGTGGAGTCTCTCAAGAACCAGAAGATGAAGAGCGTGGGGGAGCACGAGCTGAATGACAGCCTTCTGAAGAGCGACTTCGACTATATCGCTCTGGGCCACTTTCACTGCCAGGCCCAGGTCTCGGCCAATGCCTATTACAGCGGCTCGGTGGAGTACTTCAACTTCGGAGAGGCAGAGGATGTGAAGGGCATGCTCCTCGTCGACCTGGAGCGGGGAGAGGTATCAAGCATCCAGGTAAAGCCCAAATATATGATAGATCACCCCCCGGTGGACTGCACTGGCATGAGATCAGATGAGATAGCAGAGTGCATCATGGAGCTATCCCATGAGGACGATATTCTTGATCGGATGGTTCGGATAAATCTGAAGAACGTCAACCGGTCAGCCTACAGGAGCATAGACCAGGGAAAGCTCAACCGCCTGGGGGCATCGGCAATATACTTCAAGATCCGGGCGGATTTTTCTGATGAAGAGGATCGAATAGAGCGGCCGGTGGACAGGAGGATGCTCCATGTGGAGTTCGGCGGTTTCATGGAGGAGAGGCGTTTAGCGAATCAGATACCGGAGTCGATCAGGGAAGAGGTCATGGGTTACGGGATAGAGGTTATGAAAAAGGCAGTACTGGCCAGGCAGAAAGAGAGCATAGATGCATCTTAACAAGCTTTTCATGCGCAACTTCAAGAAGTTCCGCCGGGCAGAGGTGGAGTTTCAGGATGGGCTCACTGGCATTGTGGGGGGCAATGGCTCTGGAAAGAGCACCATCGTCGAGGCCATTGCCTGGTCCCTTTATGGAAGCCGGGCATCGAGCATAAAGAAGGATTTCATCAGAAACTCCCTCGCTGGAGAGGGGGACCCGGTGGAGGTCAAGCTCTCCTTATCCCTGGGAAAGAGGGAGCTGGAGATCTACCGCTCCATGAAAGGGAAGAACATGATACCGGAGGCCTCTCTCCTCCTGGACGGGCAGAGGATTGCAGCCGGCACAAAGGAGGTCGACCAGAGGCTGGAGGATATACTGAAGATCAGCTATCAGGATTTCATGAAGACCTTCTATGCCCGGCAGAAGGATCTGGACAACCTGCTCAAGGAGGGGGGGATGGGCAAGAGGGAGTATCTGCTCAAGCTCCTGGGCCTGGAGGACATAAAGGAGGGCGCCCTGGAGGAGATAAAAACTGATCGATCGAGGCTTGAAGAGCAGAGGAGCAGGCTGGCTGGAGCCCTGGCGGAGATCGGGGATGTCCAGGCCCGGCTGGAGGAGGCATCACTGGAGATAGACCTGGTCAGAAGGGGGCTTGACGGGGCGGAAGAGCACGAGGCCTTTTTGCGGGAAGAGAGGCAGAAGAGGCTTGAAGAGCTTGATCTTCTGAACGAGAAGATGAACTACTCTGGCATTCTGGCGGAGAGGGCCTCCCGGCTGGAGGAGGAGCTGAGGCGCCTGGCAGCTCTCATCGCCAGCGATGAAGGGCGCCTGCAGGAGATCGAGGGATCAAAGAGGCTTTGGAATGAGATCGGCCCCGCTCTGGAGAGGCTGGCCGGGATTCAGGCGAGGCTGGAGATGCTCGAGCCCAGGAGGACCCGCTACGAGGAGATCTCCCGGAAGACGGCAGTGGCAAAGGCCAGGCTGGAGGGGGAGAGATCGGGGCTGGAGAGGGATGAGAAGAGGCTCATGCAGCTTTTAGAGGATAGAGCCCGGCTGGAAGA
Coding sequences within:
- a CDS encoding DNA double-strand break repair nuclease NurA; the encoded protein is MLSDLRLSLVAELIRDHILLDGIDRYCQETGVKSSDFIPFEPIEFEGDILAADGSNVSVCGWSVAAINLIRSGYVVYQGQKWKRTVITFDDIFFADPAIYADQFAPPLKRLGQDQIDLKEEDLERLSTYFRELQEYASLNDAISVAKPGDIILYDGSFDVFEPLRAALSSVFRRAEERGVALLAVAKSSSLYWGEGISLPFMYHTNQAGSMLLPNSPWYLNLKDKRVNRGPGKWGGESFIVRFTGRSDHAFRVDVPGYLAGQVEEALAGISSCSTSAECPGYPHALFRAHRDIKITDNEGASVRMRLKDKLYRDGLSPRQIAVLMQDYHDILEMRQGI
- a CDS encoding DNA repair exonuclease translates to MKIIHLADSHLGFSSYSRLDEHGRNRVEEMVYSGFEKAIDKIIEAHPDAVVHAGDVFHHVRPKIKPLFIFQRGLQRLVQAGIPVIIISGNHDAPKSFNQTSPFRLFEGIKDVHIAQRYRYECFEVDDCSFHCIPFCLEPQDYLVEFEKIRRSGRDVLVMHGMVESLKNQKMKSVGEHELNDSLLKSDFDYIALGHFHCQAQVSANAYYSGSVEYFNFGEAEDVKGMLLVDLERGEVSSIQVKPKYMIDHPPVDCTGMRSDEIAECIMELSHEDDILDRMVRINLKNVNRSAYRSIDQGKLNRLGASAIYFKIRADFSDEEDRIERPVDRRMLHVEFGGFMEERRLANQIPESIREEVMGYGIEVMKKAVLARQKESIDAS
- a CDS encoding ATP-binding protein, whose amino-acid sequence is MPKPDIDSILKGAEGGDEDRIVTGDEGRLVIEDERTTYRILSKSVREYHFTVPYNSRQDRVEVGQIFSIKDQDLTFLARVLNIEHSSNYDGHWDTTMRGTQFYDHDQIFNRVIAEPLGCAFPDGAFRKARTLPTKFSPVERAEKEEFGFLKIRMGDIEVGYLRNGSRLVEEIPVSLHSLAMDHHMGVFATTGMGKSNFMKVFAASCMRLAARGESKFGLLIVDPHGEYLKGKRHPSGSVKGLLHLNRYREGLACFSTNKENSSDPGVEELAISESDVRPEDIALLYEWSPPQRDALDAISRLLDSNNWLQEIQSPEGLARMVQDGFKDTTIMVLVRRIKNELERNKYIKSRSSLANILARLQKGDVVLVDIPRLNDRSELFLLSVLSRHILEEYKKDPAEERKNCLITIEEAQRVLGAGSNTSRFESIAREGRKFGVGLCAITQQPKLIDRQLLSQFNTLVVMGLGDRNDRKQLEESAKQDLSSMDIEIQTLEKGEAVVSTLSIPFPVPARIHRFEDYLHRLNQEEREEGLIKKGGFKPFLE